A stretch of Lewinella sp. 4G2 DNA encodes these proteins:
- a CDS encoding polyprenyl synthetase family protein, with product MLQPGTQSIQALRELFIAQLSSHFREREPLGLYEPINYILQIGGKRIRPVVALLAGKIFGDEDLSRTMPVALAVEVFHNFTLLHDDIMDDSPIRRGQPTVHEKWDVNTGILSGDLMLIQAYQHLANCPNEDAFPGMLKAFNRVATGVCEGQQYDVDFEVRDDVTIEEYLKMIELKTAVLLGGALEIGALAAGASQTDADHLYAFGRLTGLAFQLQDDLLDTFGETSSTGKLTGNDIIRNKKTFLFLHALTLLGEDERQEMVDLFNTSPADPSPKVARVTDLMQQAGIPEAVAKLRDEYQAKAYGHLAAVQGNEQWKAVLKGLAESLLGRVS from the coding sequence ATGTTACAGCCCGGCACCCAGTCCATTCAAGCATTAAGAGAATTATTCATTGCGCAGCTTTCCAGCCACTTTCGGGAGCGGGAGCCGCTGGGGCTGTACGAACCCATCAATTATATCCTGCAAATTGGGGGTAAACGGATTCGCCCCGTCGTCGCTCTCCTGGCCGGTAAGATCTTTGGTGACGAGGACCTGAGCCGCACCATGCCCGTCGCGCTGGCCGTTGAGGTATTCCACAACTTTACGCTGTTGCACGATGATATTATGGACGATAGCCCCATCCGCCGGGGGCAGCCCACCGTGCACGAGAAGTGGGACGTCAATACGGGCATTCTTTCTGGCGACCTCATGCTCATTCAGGCCTATCAGCACCTGGCCAACTGCCCAAACGAGGACGCCTTCCCCGGCATGTTGAAGGCTTTCAACCGAGTCGCCACGGGCGTTTGTGAAGGGCAGCAGTACGACGTTGATTTTGAGGTACGCGACGACGTTACGATCGAAGAGTACCTCAAGATGATTGAACTCAAAACGGCCGTCCTGCTCGGTGGTGCCTTAGAGATCGGTGCCCTCGCAGCCGGCGCATCTCAGACGGACGCAGACCATCTCTACGCCTTCGGCCGCCTGACCGGCTTGGCCTTCCAGTTACAGGATGACCTGCTCGACACCTTCGGCGAAACCAGCAGTACTGGAAAATTGACCGGTAACGACATCATCCGCAACAAAAAAACCTTTCTCTTCCTACACGCCCTCACCCTATTAGGGGAAGATGAGCGCCAAGAAATGGTTGATCTTTTTAATACTTCGCCTGCTGATCCAAGCCCAAAAGTCGCCCGGGTAACGGACCTCATGCAGCAAGCGGGCATTCCGGAAGCCGTCGCCAAATTACGGGATGAATACCAGGCCAAAGCCTACGGCCACCTCGCAGCAGTTCAGGGTAACGAGCAGTGGAAGGCGGTGCTGAAGGGCCTGGCGGAGAGTTTGCTGGGGAGGGTTTCTTAG
- a CDS encoding bifunctional 2-polyprenyl-6-hydroxyphenol methylase/3-demethylubiquinol 3-O-methyltransferase UbiG, with protein MSFSINDVLLRPTDGKDANGQVIDRLPSAGHQEATSDAHQVHKSEFDYLDHYEQDARVFDYFETPADAATVHENHRLHETILREVPSGVQSVLDVGCGNAWVAEALTARGINVVSFDIATANLKKALEKVPAENHYAVRGDVLDLPFLAGSFDVVISSEVIEHVPHLAGYLDNIIRVLKPGGRAILTTPYDEKIQYSLCIHCNRMTPLHAHLHSFKEHSLDTLLQAHSNVKLNATTLSNKGLLFLKTHKVLRHLPYSGWRTVDRLANTIIPKPSRLVYVLDKSTAE; from the coding sequence ATGTCCTTCAGTATTAATGATGTCCTCCTACGCCCCACTGACGGAAAGGACGCAAATGGGCAGGTGATCGACCGACTTCCATCGGCCGGTCACCAAGAAGCGACTAGTGATGCTCACCAAGTGCACAAGTCTGAATTTGACTACTTGGACCACTACGAGCAGGACGCACGAGTCTTTGACTATTTCGAGACTCCGGCAGATGCTGCTACCGTCCACGAAAATCACCGTTTGCACGAGACCATTCTTCGGGAGGTGCCTTCTGGAGTTCAGTCCGTTCTCGACGTGGGTTGCGGCAACGCGTGGGTTGCAGAAGCCCTGACGGCCAGGGGCATTAACGTGGTGAGTTTTGATATCGCCACGGCTAACCTGAAAAAGGCGCTGGAAAAGGTGCCGGCCGAAAATCACTACGCCGTGCGCGGAGATGTACTGGACCTACCTTTTCTGGCCGGTAGCTTCGACGTAGTGATCTCCTCGGAAGTAATTGAGCACGTCCCCCATTTGGCGGGCTACCTGGACAACATTATTCGGGTCCTCAAACCCGGCGGACGGGCTATTCTGACTACGCCCTACGACGAAAAGATTCAGTATTCACTCTGTATTCACTGCAATCGGATGACGCCGCTGCACGCGCACCTACATTCATTCAAGGAGCATTCTTTGGATACGTTACTACAAGCGCATTCCAACGTAAAACTGAATGCCACAACCCTATCCAATAAAGGACTACTTTTTCTAAAAACCCACAAAGTGCTAAGGCATCTTCCGTACTCCGGATGGCGCACGGTGGATCGACTAGCCAATACAATTATCCCTAAGCCTTCCCGATTGGTGTATGTACTGGACAAAAGCACAGCGGAGTAG
- a CDS encoding acyl-CoA dehydrogenase family protein: MPTTTVNKNFTTKEDFHQSSNSDRFQHHDYMNVDDLLEDDHLMARQAVRDWIKAEVSPIIDDAAMRGVCPTHLFKGLAEIGAFGPSLPVEYGGGGMDEIAYGIIMQELERCDSGLRSMASVQGSLVMYPIYKYANEATKKKYLPKLGAGEFIGCFGLTEPNSGSDPGSMITNIKDAGDHYVLNGAKMWITNSPVADVAVVWAKDEDGKVRGMVVESQWEGFSAPEIKGKWSLRASITGELVFDNVKVPKENVFPDIKSLRGPLSCLSKARYGIAWGAIGAALDCYDSALRYSKERTQFGKPIAGFQLTQKKLAEMITEITKAQLLAWRLGTLANRGEATPAQISMGKRNNVMMALEIAREARQIHGGMGITSEYPIMRHMANLESVVTYEGTHDIHLLITGHDVTGENAFG, from the coding sequence ATGCCAACTACAACCGTCAACAAGAACTTCACGACCAAGGAAGATTTCCACCAGTCTTCCAACTCCGACCGCTTTCAGCACCACGACTACATGAACGTCGATGACCTGCTGGAGGACGACCACCTCATGGCCCGCCAAGCCGTGCGGGATTGGATCAAAGCCGAAGTGAGCCCCATCATTGATGATGCAGCCATGCGCGGCGTTTGCCCCACTCACCTATTCAAAGGCCTCGCCGAAATCGGTGCCTTCGGGCCCAGCCTCCCCGTTGAATACGGTGGCGGCGGAATGGACGAGATCGCCTACGGAATCATTATGCAGGAGTTGGAGCGTTGCGATTCTGGCCTCCGGTCGATGGCTTCCGTCCAGGGCAGCCTGGTGATGTACCCCATCTACAAGTACGCGAACGAGGCCACCAAAAAGAAATACCTGCCTAAACTTGGCGCCGGCGAATTCATCGGCTGCTTCGGTTTGACGGAACCCAATTCCGGTTCGGACCCCGGCAGTATGATCACGAACATCAAAGATGCCGGTGACCACTACGTCCTCAACGGTGCCAAGATGTGGATCACCAACAGCCCGGTGGCGGACGTCGCCGTGGTCTGGGCCAAAGACGAAGACGGAAAGGTCCGCGGCATGGTCGTCGAAAGCCAGTGGGAAGGGTTTTCCGCCCCCGAGATCAAGGGGAAGTGGAGCCTGCGCGCTTCAATCACTGGTGAATTGGTATTTGACAACGTGAAGGTGCCTAAAGAGAACGTCTTTCCGGACATTAAATCCCTCCGCGGGCCCCTTAGCTGTTTGAGCAAGGCCCGTTACGGAATTGCCTGGGGCGCCATTGGTGCCGCCCTGGACTGCTACGACTCCGCCCTCCGCTACAGTAAGGAAAGAACCCAGTTTGGCAAGCCCATCGCCGGCTTCCAGCTCACCCAGAAGAAATTGGCCGAAATGATTACCGAGATCACTAAAGCCCAACTGCTTGCCTGGCGCCTCGGAACCCTGGCTAATCGCGGCGAAGCTACCCCCGCCCAGATTTCCATGGGCAAGCGCAACAACGTCATGATGGCCCTGGAGATCGCCCGAGAAGCTCGGCAGATTCACGGCGGTATGGGTATCACTTCGGAGTACCCGATCATGCGGCACATGGCTAATCTGGAAAGCGTCGTCACCTACGAAGGCACGCACGATATCCACTTGCTAATCACAGGGCACGACGTTACAGGTGAAAACGCATTTGGCTAA
- a CDS encoding PQQ-dependent sugar dehydrogenase, giving the protein MRIFYLFAFLLFLAGCDQSATATETSRPAPDRASNMALRATAIKPKVVFEYEDILWSFHFLPDGRMIATDKAGKLLIIAADGANHDSITVGVPEVKNVGQGGLLDVLLDQDFATNRLVYLSYSQPDDENNAATSIGVGRLADDESELENFQTLYEMKNRTDKPYHYGSRMVWGPEDGHLYFTIGDRGNRDQNPQDTTRDGGKVYRIAKDGSIPADNPFVDYPAAKQAIYSYGHRNPQSMTVHPETGEIWETEHGPRGGDEINIIEPGRNYGWPVVTYGINYNGSQITEEVSAPGMEQPLHYWVPSIAPSGMCFITGDKYPGWEGDLLVGSLKFMRVQHVQLDGKTVVGEDKVLNNFGRVRDLRMGPDGYAYASVEGEGIVRLVVE; this is encoded by the coding sequence ATGAGGATCTTCTACTTATTTGCCTTCCTGCTCTTTCTAGCCGGCTGTGATCAGAGTGCCACCGCGACCGAAACATCCCGGCCAGCACCCGACCGGGCCAGCAATATGGCCCTTCGCGCGACGGCCATCAAACCCAAAGTGGTTTTTGAGTACGAAGACATCCTGTGGTCCTTCCATTTCCTGCCCGATGGACGGATGATCGCTACGGATAAGGCCGGAAAACTACTGATTATCGCCGCAGATGGCGCCAACCACGACAGTATCACCGTGGGTGTACCGGAGGTAAAAAACGTAGGGCAAGGTGGATTACTTGACGTGCTCCTGGATCAGGATTTCGCCACGAACCGCTTGGTGTACCTCAGTTACTCCCAGCCGGACGATGAGAACAACGCCGCCACCTCCATCGGGGTAGGCCGCCTCGCCGACGACGAAAGCGAATTGGAGAATTTCCAGACCCTCTACGAAATGAAGAACCGGACCGATAAGCCCTACCACTACGGCAGCCGGATGGTCTGGGGACCCGAAGATGGCCACCTCTATTTCACCATCGGAGACCGGGGGAACCGCGACCAGAACCCGCAGGATACCACCCGCGACGGAGGCAAAGTGTACCGAATTGCCAAGGATGGCTCAATCCCCGCCGACAACCCCTTCGTGGATTACCCCGCCGCCAAGCAAGCGATCTACTCCTACGGTCACCGCAACCCCCAGAGTATGACCGTGCACCCGGAGACCGGAGAGATCTGGGAAACCGAACACGGCCCCCGCGGTGGTGACGAAATCAATATCATCGAACCCGGCAGGAACTATGGATGGCCAGTGGTTACCTACGGCATCAACTACAACGGCTCCCAAATTACCGAAGAGGTGAGCGCGCCCGGGATGGAGCAACCGCTCCACTACTGGGTGCCCAGCATCGCCCCTAGCGGCATGTGCTTTATCACCGGCGATAAGTACCCGGGCTGGGAAGGCGACCTACTCGTTGGTAGCCTGAAATTTATGCGCGTCCAACACGTCCAGCTGGATGGGAAAACCGTCGTGGGCGAAGACAAGGTCCTCAATAATTTTGGCCGCGTACGGGACTTACGGATGGGCCCGGATGGCTACGCTTACGCCTCGGTGGAAGGGGAGGGGATTGTACGGTTGGTAGTAGAGTAG
- a CDS encoding amino acid permease, translating into MAKQKFGTAPVFFTAISTILGAIMFLRFGFAVGMTGLLGTFAIILIGHAVTIPTAMAIAEIATNQKVEGGGEYYIISRSFGLVIGSTIGIALYLSQAISVAFYIMAFTEAFKPLTAWIIDTYPLLPWAERLLEQPQTIGIPALLLLTLLILTKGADLGVKVLYTVVATLAVALVAFFIGTTDYAQANEIDFFNKYTVGSDLGDLVPTNPAPAAAPDSFEFGTGTIASMQAAPPPVEDPAPSFPRVSFFTVFAIIFPAFTGMTAGVGLSGDLRDPGRSIPLGTLMATIGGMVIYFFMAWKLSVSAPVEALADTDRLIMAEIAWQGWWIIPLGLAAATISSALGSILVAPRTLQAIAADNIFPAPAINRWISKGKGENNEPYNASLITVMLAAFFIMLGALDSVAEIISMFFMVTYGSLCLISFLNHFAADPSYRPTFRSKWYVSAFGAVACFGLMLFMNSTYAAIAMVFIGFLYVYISYSNPDKRSMALIFQGVIFQFSRRLQIFLQKADKEEKTTWRPSIIAASDSTFTRLGAFDLLRWLSQKYGFGTYIHTIDGYLSHESSDESAEIKERIIRMAEATDSRIYVDTIISPSYTSAIAQIVQFPGIAGTENNLLLLEYSKSNGEGLTNIIDNFKLIKSVNFNVGILSISERGFGLKRSIHIWITRAHYESANLMILLAYVLTGHPDWERAEIKLFAIFEESTMETEEQALYERIESGQLPISRNNIEILCRREDSDFRSVMNRRSHEADLVITGFRTEMIKRNGVQAFDGYEDVGNVLFVNAAEEVKIK; encoded by the coding sequence ATGGCTAAACAAAAATTCGGTACCGCTCCGGTATTCTTTACGGCGATCTCCACGATACTTGGCGCGATCATGTTTCTGCGTTTTGGCTTTGCGGTCGGGATGACGGGCCTCCTGGGCACTTTCGCCATTATCCTGATCGGCCACGCGGTAACGATCCCAACGGCCATGGCCATCGCCGAGATCGCCACCAACCAAAAGGTAGAGGGTGGGGGGGAGTACTACATTATTTCCCGCAGTTTCGGCCTGGTCATTGGTTCTACGATCGGGATTGCGCTGTACCTATCCCAGGCCATTTCCGTTGCCTTCTACATTATGGCGTTTACGGAAGCTTTCAAGCCGTTGACTGCCTGGATCATCGATACCTATCCCCTCTTGCCCTGGGCGGAAAGGTTACTGGAGCAACCGCAGACCATCGGCATCCCGGCCCTGCTGTTACTCACTTTGCTCATCCTTACCAAGGGAGCGGACCTGGGGGTGAAGGTGCTCTATACAGTCGTGGCTACCCTTGCCGTGGCCTTGGTGGCCTTTTTTATTGGCACTACCGATTACGCCCAGGCGAATGAGATTGATTTCTTCAATAAGTATACCGTCGGTAGTGATTTGGGCGACCTCGTCCCCACCAACCCGGCACCCGCGGCAGCGCCCGATTCATTCGAATTTGGAACGGGAACGATCGCCAGCATGCAGGCCGCGCCACCACCCGTTGAGGACCCCGCGCCCAGCTTTCCCCGCGTCAGTTTCTTCACCGTATTTGCGATCATCTTCCCCGCCTTTACGGGTATGACGGCCGGCGTGGGGTTGAGCGGTGACCTGCGGGATCCCGGCCGCTCCATCCCCCTCGGTACGCTGATGGCGACGATTGGCGGCATGGTGATCTACTTTTTCATGGCGTGGAAATTGTCGGTATCTGCACCCGTCGAGGCGCTGGCCGATACCGACCGCCTCATTATGGCCGAAATCGCCTGGCAGGGGTGGTGGATTATCCCCCTCGGGCTGGCCGCCGCGACGATCTCCTCGGCCCTCGGTTCCATCCTGGTGGCGCCGCGGACGCTACAGGCCATTGCCGCCGATAATATCTTCCCCGCCCCGGCCATCAACCGCTGGATTTCGAAGGGGAAGGGCGAAAATAATGAGCCCTACAACGCCAGCTTGATCACCGTGATGCTGGCGGCGTTCTTCATCATGCTGGGGGCGTTGGATAGCGTAGCCGAGATCATTTCTATGTTCTTCATGGTGACTTACGGTTCCCTCTGTTTGATCTCCTTTCTGAACCACTTTGCCGCCGACCCAAGCTACCGGCCTACCTTCCGCTCCAAGTGGTACGTGTCCGCATTTGGCGCCGTAGCTTGTTTCGGATTGATGCTATTCATGAACTCCACCTACGCGGCCATCGCGATGGTTTTCATAGGGTTCTTGTACGTCTACATAAGTTATTCGAACCCGGATAAGCGGAGCATGGCCCTCATTTTCCAGGGCGTGATCTTCCAGTTCTCCCGGCGCTTACAGATATTTTTGCAGAAAGCGGATAAGGAAGAAAAGACCACTTGGCGGCCCAGTATCATTGCCGCGAGCGATTCTACGTTCACGCGTTTGGGAGCCTTTGATCTCCTGCGCTGGCTCAGCCAGAAGTACGGTTTTGGTACCTACATTCATACTATTGATGGTTACCTGAGCCACGAATCTTCCGACGAATCCGCGGAGATCAAGGAGCGCATCATTCGGATGGCGGAGGCAACCGATAGCCGCATCTACGTGGATACGATCATTTCGCCCTCCTACACGTCGGCGATCGCCCAGATTGTGCAGTTTCCGGGCATCGCGGGTACGGAGAATAACCTGCTATTGCTGGAGTATTCCAAATCCAACGGTGAGGGCTTGACCAACATCATCGACAACTTCAAGCTGATCAAATCGGTCAACTTCAACGTCGGTATTCTCTCCATTTCCGAGCGCGGCTTTGGCTTAAAGCGCAGTATCCACATCTGGATAACCCGCGCCCACTACGAGAGCGCTAACCTGATGATCCTGCTAGCCTACGTCCTGACGGGGCACCCGGACTGGGAGCGGGCCGAGATCAAGCTCTTCGCCATTTTCGAGGAAAGCACAATGGAAACGGAAGAGCAGGCACTTTACGAACGGATCGAAAGTGGGCAGCTTCCCATTAGCCGCAATAACATCGAGATCCTCTGCCGCCGGGAGGATAGCGACTTCCGGAGCGTGATGAACCGCCGGTCGCACGAGGCGGACCTCGTCATTACCGGCTTCCGCACGGAGATGATCAAGCGCAACGGCGTGCAAGCTTTCGATGGGTACGAGGACGTGGGGAACGTCCTGTTCGTCAACGCCGCCGAGGAGGTGAAGATCAAATAA
- a CDS encoding T9SS type A sorting domain-containing protein, whose product MLRPLLIILLSSLSFCLAACSCANTYISLEDMLCRADTTGGLVLEIEMKRAPRGSGNAGFQIRRAVVGITDRAEVDLGPTNSSCSSWFGDNDRVGNRYLLFTRPRSLTNGEQGLSACGYYGNLILLDDDAEKIYFPGNDNGKATAPRWEDLNGILDDFTCGGKGGEDIINPLKHATIAANPGRGAIRIDNLFGDAVGSTDVFVYNASGDLILRETYTTGESPLNLGSSPQGIYFVRLRKGRHQKTLRYLKQ is encoded by the coding sequence ATGCTTCGACCACTGCTCATCATTCTGCTCTCTTCGTTGAGTTTTTGTTTGGCGGCATGTAGCTGCGCCAATACCTACATTTCTCTCGAGGATATGCTCTGCCGCGCGGATACTACCGGCGGGCTGGTGCTGGAAATCGAAATGAAGCGCGCACCCCGCGGAAGTGGTAATGCCGGCTTTCAGATTCGCCGGGCGGTTGTAGGCATCACGGATCGTGCGGAGGTGGACCTAGGCCCCACCAATAGTTCCTGCTCCAGTTGGTTTGGGGATAATGACCGGGTGGGGAACCGCTACCTGCTGTTCACCCGTCCTCGTAGCTTAACGAATGGCGAGCAGGGGTTATCCGCCTGTGGCTATTACGGCAATCTTATCTTGTTAGATGACGACGCCGAGAAAATCTACTTCCCCGGCAATGATAACGGCAAGGCCACGGCTCCCCGCTGGGAAGACCTTAACGGAATCCTGGATGACTTTACCTGCGGCGGTAAGGGAGGAGAGGACATCATCAACCCCCTCAAGCACGCCACCATCGCCGCGAACCCGGGCCGCGGGGCCATCCGGATCGATAATCTGTTCGGTGATGCGGTCGGAAGTACGGACGTGTTCGTGTACAATGCATCCGGTGATTTGATTTTGCGGGAGACGTACACTACTGGCGAATCTCCCCTGAACCTGGGTTCCAGCCCGCAGGGCATCTACTTCGTCCGGTTGCGGAAGGGGCGGCACCAGAAGACGCTGCGGTATTTGAAACAGTAG
- a CDS encoding porin family protein encodes MKYSIAVLTFFLLALCTAPAAAQIEIGLKAGVATQSLQDETFDLTNGGRQELGDAIAEAEYGFQFGAMLRIPMSDRFDIQTEVTLNSAKTNFRFNDPDTNMEQVLSERYNDINVPVMGSWKIAFLRFNAGPVGHFFLNSTSDLRDPDGRERTFDSFNLGYTLGGAVDIGPLTLDVRYDGNFSKYGDEFVIAGETLEVDQAPKRWIGSVAYRF; translated from the coding sequence ATGAAGTACTCAATTGCTGTCCTTACCTTCTTTTTACTCGCCCTTTGCACCGCACCCGCGGCAGCGCAAATCGAAATCGGCCTGAAGGCCGGCGTCGCTACCCAATCGCTACAGGACGAAACTTTTGACCTCACCAACGGCGGCCGCCAGGAGCTCGGTGATGCCATCGCCGAGGCCGAATACGGCTTTCAATTTGGTGCCATGCTACGCATCCCGATGTCCGACCGGTTCGATATTCAGACGGAGGTGACACTGAATAGCGCGAAGACTAACTTCCGTTTTAACGACCCCGACACCAACATGGAGCAAGTGCTGAGCGAGCGCTACAACGATATCAACGTACCGGTGATGGGCTCCTGGAAGATCGCCTTCCTCCGCTTCAATGCAGGCCCGGTGGGCCATTTCTTCCTGAACTCCACCTCAGATCTACGGGATCCGGACGGCCGCGAACGCACTTTTGACTCCTTTAATCTGGGGTATACCCTCGGTGGCGCGGTAGATATCGGCCCCCTTACACTAGACGTGCGCTACGACGGTAATTTCTCCAAGTACGGCGATGAGTTCGTAATCGCGGGCGAGACCCTGGAAGTCGACCAGGCCCCTAAGCGTTGGATCGGCTCCGTAGCCTACCGCTTCTAA